A segment of the Apteryx mantelli isolate bAptMan1 chromosome 13, bAptMan1.hap1, whole genome shotgun sequence genome:
cagcccggcccccgtcTCTGCACGCGTGTGCTCGCGCCAGCACGCGCGGCAGCTCCCCGCATCACCAGGGCGCTACGACTGACCCCGCCACGAACCGCGGCCGTGAGCAGACACCCAAGAACTGTGCTGACAAGTCATCTGTCCACGTAAGGATGTTTTCAATTCGTGGCACACTAATTTCTTGTCCATTTTGCCACTAGTTTTCATTTTTGCCTCTGAAGAGAGGCTGTGCTGCATCATAGCTCACACCAAGTCACCCGCAGATGTCCGAAAGTCCCACACGCTGTCTCAGGGAAGCCTAACGCTCGATTTTCTTTAAAAGACAGGGGAACAAGTGAGTCACTTTATATACCTTGGCAGCAACTTACAGGCCAACGGGTACGTTCTGGAGAAAACAGCATCGCGAACTGGCGCGGCACGGCTACATCTACCCGCGTAACGAGGTTTGGTCCACGCAAAGACTTATCGCTGCGAAAACGAAATTGCAAGCGCCCATCTCGAACGCTGCTTCCGTACCAGCGCGGGGACGCGAGGCTCGGGAGCCCCCCGGGGTCAGCGGGCGGGGGGCCAGAGGGCTGCAACGGCGCCACAGCTGCCCCGCGGCACGGGgcccgccccgctccggctcCCCGCGGGGCCACTCGCcccgggcccgggggggcgggacACGCGTGACCGAGGGGGAGACGACGGCGGCGCCCCCGGAGGAACGGGGACGCCAAGgaggccccggcggccgccgcggcgcccgggagcggagcggggcgaggccgcccccggcccccggcaggCCTCACCCGCCCAAGCCGCCCCGCAGCCTCCGCGGACCCgcaccgcccgccgcggcgccgccccgcggcccgcggaggccccgcgccgcggccgggcccccgcgccgctccccgaggcccggcccggcccgcgcgaggcgccgcccgcgcccgctcccACCTGCCGCGCCACCTCGGCCGCCGCCATCGCTGCGAGCCCGCGGCAGGGCCCGccccggccgggcggcgccgcacCGGGCCGCGCccatcgccgccgccgcgcggggggagcccgcgccccgcccgcgccgccgccccgcgccgcccgcgccgccgccgccgcccccccgcccgcgccccgcgccgccgccccgcgccccgccgcgccccccgccccctccccggagccgcgcggggcgcccggccccccccgcggccccgcgcgatGGTGCAGcccgcgccgcgggcgggggggcggggccgggggcgccgggcccggggcgctgagggggcccggggggccgcgggggggcgcccggggccggggccgccgcaccctccccgccggcccggcccccgcgccgccctcgcCCGCGCTACCTCCTCCGGCCCCTCAGCCCGGCCCGgaggcccccggccctccccagcccGCCGGCCGCGCGGAGCAAGGGCCCGCGAggcgccggggcgcgcgggggcggaCGAGGCCCCGCGGCAGATCCCGAGCCCCAGACTCGGGCAGCCTGGCCGGGCGCGCGCGGGGACGAGGAGCCGTCGGCGGGACGCCCGTGTCACCGACGCGAGGCGCGCGCGTCGCTCCAACCTGGATCGCAGCCGGCCAGAGCTAAGGGGGGCCGCGGGTACCAGCGCTTCCCTGCGACCGGTTACGATTTATGATTTGGATTTACGGATCTTATGTCTCTAGGTCTCAGCAAATTActtgctatttaaaataaaatatttatgcgTTTTGTACACTCTCTCTGAGGTCCACCAGAATGATTTGTGCTTTCCTAGGGCCTGGATCAATGGCTCTTGCGCTGTTTGGGTCTTTTCCAGTCTCCGTAGAGGGCAGTGAAAGCCCAGCTAACAGGGAGGCGTCTGCCTCCGGGGGAGCCTGGGGGAGTCGGGCAGCGCGGCAGCCCAGCCGCAGCCCTGGCCaagcgcggccgcggccggcgaaGGGCCGAGCTCGGCGCGGAGGCTGGGGCCACCCCGCGTGTCCGTGGGTCTGGCCGCTCGCGCAGTGTGGCCGTGGGGCACGGCGGGTCGCGGACAGGATTTTCTCAACCCAAACTCCTTcagctggggctgctctgcaACTTAGTTCCCATTTTTAGCTCTGCTTAGCTCTGAATGCAAGATGGACCTGGACACAGGAATACAACTAGTGCTGCTCCGCTTGGGCTCGCAGGAACCGGAGCTCACGGGCTGATTTAGCGCTCTTCATATGAGCTTACGGGTTGCTAAAGTCGTGGGAGCTGATGTCACCTTTCGGCGGCTGCGAGGCCGGCTCGGCCCCCCACGGGCCGGCGCGGGACGCGGGCGCTGTGCCCCGCCGGGCGCGCGTTCACGCCGGGCGGCAGCACGGGTCGGCCTCGGTGCTGGAGGTTTCTGCTCGGTCCCGCGAGGCGCGGGAAGGCAGCGACCGCAGGAGCGGATGGGGCGAGTCCGCTGCCTCCCCCGGCGAAAGCGGCCCCGGCGGCTCTTggtgccgggcggccccggggaggcggcgcagcgccgccgggctgccgtgggcagggagccggggcgagggcagcgcgcgggggggccgggcccggaGCAGCTCCCGGCCCCGATCCCGGCCCCgatcccagccccgctcccgctcccggccccgctcccggcgctgcgtcccggcgctgcggcgcggcggtGCCGCTCGGTGCCGCTCGGTGCCGCTCGgtgcccgcgggccgggccgggccgggccgggccgggccgggggggcggcgcggcgctgccctcccCCGGCAGAGCCGCCCagcgccggctccgcgccgcggccgctccgGGGCAGAACCAGGAaaccgccgcgccgggcccgcagcgcagcgcagcgcagcagcagcagcagcgcggagcagcgcgcagaggagcggagcggagcggagcggagcacagcggcgccgcggctccgccgctgccgggggggccggggcgaggcgaggcgaggcgaggcgaggcgaggcggcggcaTGGCCCGGCGGCAGGGCGCCGCGGGCTCGCAGGGGCACGCGGTGGCCATCACCGAGGTGTTCGCCTTGCCGGAGGGCGCGCAGCCCCacgccggcagccccgcgcccagccccacgctgccacCCGCCACCACCGCGCGTCTCCGCCAGCCACAGAGGACGGACCCCAGCAGGAGCGtgagccggggcagccggggcccggGCGGCTGGGCTGGCGCCTCGGGCAGGCTCTCCATCGGCCCCGGCAGCACCCgcaggaaggagctgaaggaaatCCTCCTGCAGAGCAATGGCCCCGGCAGCGCCATGTGGTTTGCGGCCGCCCAGAAGCTCTCCGACGGCGGCGGCCTCCTGGCGGGGCTGCACCACGAGCAGGAGCCGCAGCCCGAGCCGAGCCCCGAGGTCCTGTCCCTCGCCCTGGACCCCCTGGAGCACGAGTGGCTGCTGACAGTGGCCCAGGGCGACGCGGAGAGCATCCTCCGGCTGCTGGACCTGGACCCCAGCCTGCTCACCCGGAAAGACTTTGTGACGGGCTTCACTGCTCTCCACTGGCTCGCCAAGCACGGCCACCACGAAAGCCTCATCAGGGTCATCTCCCACGCACAGAAGAAGGGCTACCCGGTCAACGTGGACATCCCCGCGGCCAGCGGCGGGCTCACCCCGCTGCACCTGGCCGCCTTGCAGGGACACGAGATGCTCATCAAAGTGCTCGTCGGGGCCTACGGGGCCGACCCCAGCCGCAGGGACCACAGCGGGCGCAAGGCCTGGCAGTACCTGCGGGCGGACGCCCCCCGGGAGCTGAAGGAGCTGGCGGGGGCCTTGGAGGAGGACTTGGCGGAGCTGGGTGCCTGCAACACCAACAACAACTGTAAGTCATCCCGGGAGGCCCGGGCAGGCGCAGGGGACTGCGTGGACTCCGGGGTGGAGGGCAGAAAacggcagccccggcgcctgTCGACCTTCCGGGACTTTTTCAGGCAGGCGTTTGCTTTCTTCCAAGAGCACTGAAGTGTCCCCGGCCCACGTTGCCTGGAAACCCGGTGCCGAACAGCGGCTGCCGGCCACACTGGCCTGGGGACTCGGCGAGGGCTGGCACCTGCGGCCACCAGCCGAGCCGGGATGACCCCCCGCGCGGGGCGCCGAGGCCATGCCGTGCCCACGCTCTCGGGGCTGCCTGGTGGTGAGCGTGTGCGGGGCGTGCTCAGCCGTCAGGAGCGCTTTCTGGCGACAGCTCTTTCCCTGCAAAACCTCCCGCTTCCCGCAGCGACGTGGCTGGCCCGGGGTTGTCCCCACCCTGCCTGCCGGGGACCGGCCCCTCCGGGGAGCCGTGAGCCCCCGTGCCCGGGAGCCCTGGGCCACGCTGGGGCATGGGTGCTGCCAtggaggcagcagccctctccctgctcccgcaCTCGCCCCACCAAGCGGATCCAGTTTTCCAGCCCCGCGTGAGCCCGCGGGTAGGCAAGGAGGGGTCCCGTGCTGGGCGTCAGGGAGCCGAAGTTTTGGCTGCCGTTGCTGGCCCGCTGGAGGACTTTTCACGTGACCTCAGGCAGGTCGCGCAGAGGCTCTGCGGCTCGACCTTCCCACCTGCGAAAGGAGgcagccggcgctgccccggctcccggcAGGGCGCCGAGGTCAGAGCGGTCACTGCTTCTCGGGCGCCGGGACGGAGGCGCTGGCAGCACAGAAGGAAGCATTGCACAGCCGTGCCGAGGTGTCGCCGGCCTGGCACCGGGCTGACGAGGGAGAAGCAAGCGGGGCTTCGGAAACAgcctcccccccctttcccttctgCACGCCTCCGCTGGCAGGGCGAGCGGGCACGGAAAACCAGACCATGCCGCAGCCTGCGCGTGCCTTCTTGTCGCCGGCAAGGTCGCGGGATCTCTGCCGCACGCACTTCCTTCGGGCCGCTGCTTGTTTGTGAAAGAAGACACTGTTTCTCAGCAACGTAAAAGCTGGAGCCCCGGTGTCCCGGTGGAGGCCGGCCCGGAGCAGCCTTCCGAAGTGGGATTCGAGCCCCACCGCAGCCCTTCCCGGGTCCCCAGCGGGGCGAGGGGACCTAGTGCTGCTCAGCCCTGCCGGGCACGCGGGGCAGGGGTCCGGGgcccggggcaggcagggggaCACCGGACAGGGCCATGCGCAGGGTCCCACGCAGGGACTGAATCCAGAGGCTGCTCCGGAAAGGTGATTCGTTGCCTGAAAACGTGGAGAAGGTGTGAAGCCCGTGAGGTTTCTCTGCTGCCGCTGAGGTCGTGCTCCGAAGCAAAACTCTTGAGAAACAGCCCAGCGACGTGTCCCCGAGCGTGCCGACAGCTGCGTGAGCCGCCGCTCGCCTGCTCCAGCGCAGCCCGCGCGCCCGGGCCAGggctctgcccgcggcagccgcctCGCGCGTTCCCCCCGGCCAGCGCTGCTTCAAAGTGGCCTCAGAAAAACAgctgcctcttcctctttttcgAAAGCACGGGGCCATTTTTACCCCCGAAGAGACAGTGGGACGAGAAGTGGTCGTGAAGGGGCAGGCGGGGAGTTTCGGTTCCTCCCGGCGCTCTCCGGGCGGAGGCAGaggggcgccggcggggccgaGCCCTGTCCCGGGGGAGCGGGGGAATCGACGCCGGCACGCAGCTGCGGAGACGCCGACCCAGCTCCCAGGGGAAGCTGAGGCCGTGGTTTCCGGGCCCTGTGCGAAGCCCCCGCGTGCTCGGGCTGTGCTCGCAAACGCTCCTCGCGGCGCGCAGTGGGTGCCGCGTGGGCATGGCGCCAGGCGACTCTCTCACGCACGTGCCTGGACATCTTTTTAATCACTGAAGTCAGCAGCTGAGACGGACAAAACACACTGGGAACGGATTTAATGCTGGATCTGCACAGGCCTTGTAACCCTTCAGCTCTGGTAGGTAAAGAATATGGCAACGAAGCTCCTTCCATCGCTGCCACAGCCACATCCGTGCTACGGGGCCGCAGGCTGCCGTCTCTCGCGCTCTAGCAAAACCAGCCCAGGCTGTTTGTGACTGAAGCGCTGCCGAGAGGACCGGCGGGTGCGTTTCTGATGAAATACTTTTTGACCTTAGTCCCCTGGCGCCATCCTTTCACGGCAGCGTGCTGCTGGGGCGAGGGCAGGGGATCGCTCCTGCGTCCGCCTCTGAGCAAGTCACAGAGTAAACAGGGGAATTACTGCGAATGCCCTTGAAGGAGCTGTTTCCTTGGCACTTGTGACTGCGGCTTAGTCACACGCCACCAGGAAACCTGGACTTGGAGTCTATTAAAATTTAACCAGCAAATGCAACAGTTGAATCCAACTAAATGATTTCTAATATTTGTCTCTCCTTGACAGCTAACCAAACCCCCCTAAAGGCAGCTTTTTCCCCTTTTAGTCCTATGTTTGAAGCTCCGTTCTGCT
Coding sequences within it:
- the SOWAHD gene encoding ankyrin repeat domain-containing protein SOWAHD, whose product is MARRQGAAGSQGHAVAITEVFALPEGAQPHAGSPAPSPTLPPATTARLRQPQRTDPSRSVSRGSRGPGGWAGASGRLSIGPGSTRRKELKEILLQSNGPGSAMWFAAAQKLSDGGGLLAGLHHEQEPQPEPSPEVLSLALDPLEHEWLLTVAQGDAESILRLLDLDPSLLTRKDFVTGFTALHWLAKHGHHESLIRVISHAQKKGYPVNVDIPAASGGLTPLHLAALQGHEMLIKVLVGAYGADPSRRDHSGRKAWQYLRADAPRELKELAGALEEDLAELGACNTNNNCKSSREARAGAGDCVDSGVEGRKRQPRRLSTFRDFFRQAFAFFQEH